ttcaGTGCATTTTTAAATAGAgccaatatatttattatataaaaaatgaaaattaatggGAACAGCTTGAAAACTGTCATAGttgaattaaaaagataaagttTGGCAGAACCGAGtctatgtattattttataccTAAAAGCCACCGATTCACGATTTAAGAAGTATTCAAGCCATGTGAGGCACATGCCATTTGGAATTACTGAATTCTAACTTTGATTTTTTCACATCAATATCCATACTTGCCTTATTTTGTGCCCTTTCTTCAATAGTTTTTGGACACAAACCTTCGTCAATGTTCTTGTCCCTATTATTTGTCTTTCGTTTGAAATATGAGGAATTCAATGGAATGATATCTCTATTAAATTATTCCATGATGttcttgttgttgttattaacagaacaaaagaaatatatcaGTGACCACACTAATTCCATATTCTATATATGTACGTGTATGTTTTCGAAACAAGTAGAAAATTTTCAAgagtaaataaattaataattatgttttcattttttcttatttttgtgtgAATTATTATTTCTCTGGTACCaaatatatctaattttataaaagttatctAACTTGTGACTGGTTGTTCGTAACATAACGTGCAAAATGAAATCGAAAATGACTTTGATGAGACATCCAAAACCAATTCCAGGAAGTTGGACGCTGTTGCTGCCAAGGAAAAAAATGGCCCACATATTTgacaataaaaaatcaattaaatgcTTAAATCAAGCcaataaattgaaaatcttgcaattgacattttattgcaattatttttttattacacatTAAATCGAAACATGTATTTCTCTAATTTGTTTGGATTACCTTCTTCACTTTCTTTTCACTCTTTGATTAACAATAATCATAAGagacatgtaatttttttatctctggGAATCAATCAGAAGCTAGTTAAGCAACAATTATTGACCATGAGTAAGGAATGCCACAAGATTCAAACACCTCCTTCCACATAATATCTTATCCAATATCTTAGAAAAaggatgaaacaaaaaaaaaaaaaacgaaaaaataaattaggaaAAGGGAGAAATTGAGTGGCAAAGACACACTCATACTTTTTTGCAATAATACTCTTCCTTTACAATCACACtcgttttcaaaattattattttatagtattaaattaaaattatagtattatttttcttctattcatCCCTCTTTCTCTCTTGCACTTTCCAAAGCTCTGCACCACAATCTTCTTCAACTTGAACTGGTAGTACGCGGCTTGTGTGAGATCCAAAAGTTTGTGTACCTTTATTCACTCCAATTTTCCATCACAATCTTTTCTTCCAATACCCCAATATCAAGAATCTTATTCTGCTAAGTTCCAGCCTTTGTTCTACGCATCTATTTATTCATTTCCTTTAGCAGCGTTAGTGGTTATCGCCGTAGCAGATCCTCCCAAGATTAGTTTTTTCCGCTGATTCTTAGCTTAACGCTTTCACACTCCAGCTTGATCTGCGTCCTTGGCCTTTTCAGCTACATTTCGACTCTTTCTCCATTTGTTTTTAGCTTTGGGGGTTTCttgttcctatttttttttttttaattctaacaGAGTTGTGTTCCAGTACGTGTTCTTGTTTTTTAATTGCAGTTGCTGTATTCGCCGCTAAGATTTTCTGGGTCGGTTTTCTTGTTGAGTTCCATTCAAGTTTGAACTGAAAGATTTTACTTTTACTAATTCCTTTCGATTTGTTCTTTCTTGGTTTGCATTTTGAACACCCTCTTTTGATCTGGGGCGTTCTGGTGCCGCTGGGGTtgtctcttttaattttctGGGATTCTGAAGTGGAAGTGGGAGTTTGCGTGATCTGAATTTGAGTTGAGGTGAGAGGGGTTTGTTGGATGCACCTACTGGCTTAAATCATTTGTAGGGTTTTTATGCTTAGTTGCAGAGATGCATCCTGATCAGAGAAAAAAGGTAAAGTTGCTTAACTGATATGTGTTGTAGCTtaatttgtgtttgttgttgatttgtATTGTTCGAAGAGAAATTGGGTAGGTATTGAAGGGGAGTGGATGCTTTTTGTGTTGAGTTCTGCATCTCTAGGACATGGGTGGAATTTGTATTCTCTATGatttaaaaaacatgttttttaatACCATCTAGCGTGGAGCTCTAAATCTTCCCTggaactactttttttttctctctttttggTTTTTGGACGTGAGAACCGTTTTTAGTTAAGAAGAAACAACGTGACTGGCAAATGTTATATTTCTCTGGCATATGCCCAAGTCTGCAGTGTTTGTTTGTGAGAGTTCCTGCAGAAAGTTTTCCTTCGTTTAAGATTTGGTTGTCTACTTTTTTGGTTTCTATGGTATCTGCAAACTATTGCAGTGGATTATTTTAGCCCCCACTTCTCCTCctttatgtttcattttattttaatattataaaatcacTAACACGTAATAACGGTTTGTATTTTATCTTCACAATTCAGCTTTTATCCCTATGAAATTTAGTCGTACCAAGAAATTTCGGCATCTGGGATTTAAAAGTCTAATGTACACTCCGTGGTTTTTGtgcaattttaaatttactatCTTGATATCCGTCTTTAAAAACTTTGGAGTTACTTTTATCCTCTGTCGTTCATGGTCCTGTGTGCAAATTTAAGACACTAGTCTAGCAACTTTTGGGTGTAAAAATGTGGAACATAGTGTTGTCTCTCTTCATTATGTAAAAATGTTGAGTTCGAGTTTGATGGTATAGTAGCTTGGTTTGTGTGTTTATGCAGTCGTCCGTGGATGTGGACTTCTTTACAGAATATGGTGAGGGGAGCAGATACAGAATAGAGGAAGTAATTGGTAAAGGAAGCTATGGTGTTGTCTGCTCTGCATATGATACACACACTGGAGAAAAGGTTGCaataaagaaaatcaatgacatATTTGAGCATGTTTCTGATGCTACTCGCATTCTTCGTGAGATTAAGCTTCTTAGACTTTTACGCCATCCAGATATTGTGGAGATCAAGCATATTCTCTTACCTCCTTCTAGAAGGGAATTCAAAGATATATATGTTGTCTTTGAACTCATGGAATCTGATCTGCATCAGGTCATCAAAGCTAATGATGATCTGACGCCAGAGCATTACCAGTTTTTCCTGTATCAGCTTCTTCGAGGCTTGAAGTATATACACACTGGTCAGTTAGGGGCTCTTTGATAGATTGTTTGCTATAGCCTATATATTTTTTGCTGTATAAACCTAGTTGCTACTATCATTTCggataatttaaacttttttatgaaCTTGTAGCAAATGTATTTCACCGTGATCTAAAGCCAAAGAACATTTTAGCAAATGCTGATTGCAAGCTGAAGATTTGTGACTTCGGACTTGCGAGAGTGGCTTTCAATGATACCCCTACTGCTATCTTCTGGACAGTATGGTTCTTTTTCCCTGCGACTAATATACTAATACCTTCAATTGAACATAGCCGTCCTTCTCAGTTCATTGCTTCTCAATTCTGTTTGTTTGCTTACAGGATTATGTTGCAACAAGGTGGTATAGGGCTCCTGAGTTGTGCGGATCCTTTTTTTCCAAGGTGCAGTAAATGTTACTACTATTAGTTAGCATCGCTAGTCAAtttcatcaaatatttaatatttttaagtagtGATTGTTGAGTTACTTAatcaaaaagttttatttttcgtGATGAATGTGTCAGATagcaattttaaattttaactgcACTAAATAATATATGCACAACAACGTTTTCCCCCTGAGTGGTCAGCTAATGGTGTCGTAATCTTCTATCATGGTCGTAGCTATATAGACAAGCCATTGATCTTTGTATCCTTCTTGGTTCTTAATGGTTTCTATTAAGGGGGGGTACCTTACATCTGGCCTACTCTTCTTACTAGAACTTTTGCAGTCTTCTCCACACATACCTAAATAGGCGAGATTTTACCATCTTTCATTTGTGCTTCCTGAAAATTCTTTGTATTGCTCTCATTCCTATCCCCCTTGTATCTCATGTGCCCTCAATATTCTTATCCCTACAATATAATTGCTTTCTTGATCGCTTTTTACCTTCGAACCTTCAGTTCCATACAACATTGTAAGTATTATAGCTGTGTGGTACAGTTTTCCTCTTTGTTTGAGTTGTACCCTTTTTTAACAGATGAAACTTGAAGTATTCTTCCGTTTTATCCGTCCTTTATGGTTTTTACATCCACGTAGTCTACTAAGGAATGTGTGCTGCTCCAAAATTCCAATTCGTGTTgagtataattaatttgaaaacaacTAGAAAGGTaggaaataataaaagattCCATGCCATTCCTCCGCATCAGAATTGCTACTTTTAATTACATTATAATGTCTATTCTGGATAGTTCTAAGATTTAAATAGGAATCAGTATCATTGTTTGTTTCATATTCTAAAGTGTTAAGTTGATGATGTTTGTGAAATGAAAATGGATAATGTTTCCATGTGTcttaatgttttattatctaATGTTGgagttattaaataaattttatcatgaaCTTTTGTTTTTCAGTATACACCGGCTATAGACATATGGAGCATTGGCTGCATATTTTCAGAACTTTTGACTGGAAAACCTCTTTTCCCTGGGAAAAATGTTGTTCATCAACTAGACCTTATGACTGATCTTCTTGGAACTCCATCTCCTGAAGCCATTGCTAGGGTCTGTTGTTCAGTTTTCCTTTTAGCATTTTTGTTATCTGTTTGTTCTGTTTAGTCACTTAATGCAACCTTGGTATTGTATTAATAGGTACGAAATGAGAAAGCTCGTAGATATTTGAGCAGCATGCGTAAGAAGAAGCCAGTTCCTTTCTCACAAAAGTTTCCAAATGCAGACCCCCTAGCTCTTCGGTTGTTAGAGAGAATGTTGGCATTTGAGCCTAAGGATCGGCCTACTGCTGAAGAGGTTAGATTTTGATGTCCATCTATCTACGGTTCACTTGCTGTATTATATCTGGTTAATAGGGTTTTGTGTGTATAATGTTAGGCTCTAGCGGATCCATATTTTAAAGGCTTGGCCAAGGTTGAGAGAGAACCATCTGCTCAGCCTGTTACCAAGATGGAATTTGAGTTTGAGAGACGCCGGATAACAAAGGAAGATGTCCGTGAGCTTATATACCGTGAGATTCTGGAGTACCATCCGAAGATGTTGAAGGAATTTCTAGAGGGAGCAGAACCAACAGGCTTCATGTATCCGAGGTATTGTCTAAATCTCTacccaaattttgttttacatatCATTAGCACTTCATGAACATAACATATTTGGATGTTGCTTCCACCTGATATTGTTGCTTAATAGTTCATAAAATCTTGCTCTTGTGggttttacaattttcattttcactcattGAGGAGTCTATTATTTTGCAGTATCTTGTATAGTTTAATGTAACTTCTGTAGTGTTTAAGAAGATTTGAGTTATGGCTAAAATAATCGATTTATCGAAGAAAGCACAAAATAAAATGCCATGGCAACCCATATATTAAGAAAACAATCTCCATTATCTTTCTCGCATAAGGTTTAAGCCACGTTATTTTCAAGTTTGAAGTTAATTTCATAGATATGAAAGTAACTATGATATAAGGATCAACATCATTTTCAAGTTTCATGTTTAATTTCATAGATATGAAAGTAACTATATGATATTTCGATACTTGCTGTTCAGTATCTgctaattttcttattttgaaataatttgtttggaatGTTCTGATGAGATGTAATTTTGGCTTCgaattgattatttatttagggAATTGTAAATTTGTGATTTTCTTgcatattttatttagattgaTGTATTTTGGATTTGGCTGGTTTTATTACTCTTATATCTCTAAATTTAGCTTTTGGTTTCTCCCCCTGATTTCTTTCCTTCAATTCTATTTCGAGTAGTGCTGTGGATCACTTCAAGAAGCAATTTGCATATCTTGAGGAGCATTACGGCAAGGGAGGAACTGTTGCTCCACCTGAGAGGCAACATGCATCTTTGCCCAGGTATTCTAATTTTCTGTAACTGTTTTGGAAATTGTTGCTTTCCTCTTTGgtcacattattattatttttttttttatattgtgaaACTCCAAATAGAATACATCCCCTGTATCTGGTTTGGAATTGCCAACACTGCTGATTTTTTACTGTCATGCAGGCCTTGTGTGTTGTATTCAGACAACAAAATACATAATACGTCGGACGTTGCAGATGATTTGTCCAAATGTTCCATCAAAGAAGTTGAGAAACAACCAGTAGATAGGAGTAATGTTATCCCTATGTCCCGGCTTCCTTTACCAGCACCTCAAAATATTCAAG
This portion of the Vigna unguiculata cultivar IT97K-499-35 chromosome 6, ASM411807v1, whole genome shotgun sequence genome encodes:
- the LOC114188035 gene encoding mitogen-activated protein kinase 15-like translates to MHPDQRKKSSVDVDFFTEYGEGSRYRIEEVIGKGSYGVVCSAYDTHTGEKVAIKKINDIFEHVSDATRILREIKLLRLLRHPDIVEIKHILLPPSRREFKDIYVVFELMESDLHQVIKANDDLTPEHYQFFLYQLLRGLKYIHTANVFHRDLKPKNILANADCKLKICDFGLARVAFNDTPTAIFWTDYVATRWYRAPELCGSFFSKYTPAIDIWSIGCIFSELLTGKPLFPGKNVVHQLDLMTDLLGTPSPEAIARVRNEKARRYLSSMRKKKPVPFSQKFPNADPLALRLLERMLAFEPKDRPTAEEALADPYFKGLAKVEREPSAQPVTKMEFEFERRRITKEDVRELIYREILEYHPKMLKEFLEGAEPTGFMYPSAVDHFKKQFAYLEEHYGKGGTVAPPERQHASLPRPCVLYSDNKIHNTSDVADDLSKCSIKEVEKQPVDRSNVIPMSRLPLPAPQNIQGVAARPGKVVGSVMRYNNCGVAVTAETEQRRIVRNPSVSAQFAASNCSYPRRNPGYKSERDAEDDGIEGSNGLQPKPQYMARKVAAAPGGPGGQWY